From a single Labrus bergylta chromosome 14, fLabBer1.1, whole genome shotgun sequence genomic region:
- the tmprss15 gene encoding enteropeptidase, whose product MKRRLSSLEFFLAVVSSLLLLCCVGLIVVSWLSLQPEGAVEPAVLSGRMVVTDGATFSEELRNSSSLLFKSLAYDIQHLVSDAFSVSELRGVFSSCHVLNFSRGSVVVTFDLWFSQLINAKEAEQQLGAGLQELGATGLLIDRNSIKITEKSDESTETPPSIKPPPATCPPDQTTCADRSLCVLIKRLCDGVNDCPDASDEEHALCATRCDGQFMLRGQSGTISSTETNQKRFCRWIIRVDRGLSVQINFLQFDMTEDIDSLRLYEGVGTGKHLTARLSGSALPGTVWLLTNQSTVEFISDDVDSLSRFNATYNAVNISKLPEQQKLNCTFEQGMCFWRQQADDEDDDGDWIRTYGATFPPLSGPSVDHTLGNSSGFYIVTPPSPGQWLKRFRIQSLPLTPPTLPMCLSFWYHMFGKDVHRLRVLLLQPSADVTTAFQKDGNYGDNWHYGQVTLNLTTETTVVFEALKKGGMMNDIALDDITLTMKPCDPAPPEPTNVPPPTTPPPIPADCGGPFDLWEPNSTFSSPNYPQSYGHEAHCLWTLHTTEGHNIQLHFLDFEIEASYDVVEVRDGAGPNSTLVAVLTGSSGPAHDLFSTSNQMTVWFFTDSSGYRRGFNANFTSGVNLGSPAPCADGQFQCLTGSCIHGNSQCDGVVDCPDASDESECVVLQMNSSSPLQFQLLSSLLTVCADSWNSHLSVFTCQYLGYRSGEASLLPAQPEDSPFTNITIINGTLQTQVSETCSSERVISLTCDNQPCGVRQVLNDSRGMDKSAEKTTDAGGGRVVGGANALKGAWPWMVSLWWKGRHVCGASLIGGDWLLTAAHCVYGKNVHLTSWSAVFGLHAQSNSSSLDVQTRQVDRIVINREYNRQTKQADIAMMHLQTPINFTHSVQPLCLPPGGHDLSPGTRCFIAGWGKEEEGGSLPDVLQEAQVPLVAQAQCQVQLPEYTITSSMLCAGLPEGGVDSCQGDSGGPLMCQKDTGHWTLIGVTSFGFGCGRPQRPGVYARVSAFTSWIAQTRRFS is encoded by the exons ATGAAGCGCCGTCTGTCATCTCTCGAGTTCTTTCTTGCCGTCGTGTCATCTCTGCTTCTTCTCTGCTGTGTCGGTCTGATCGTGGTTTCATGGCTCAGCCTGCAGCCTGAAG GTGCTGTTGAGCCGGCGGTACTGAGCGGTCGGATGGTGGTTACAGACGGAGCCACTTTCTCTGAAGAGCTCCGAAACTCCAGCAGTCTGCTCTTTAAATCCCTCGCCTACGACATACAACACTTG GTCTCTGATGCATTCAGTGTATCTGAGCTTCGAGGTGTCTTCAGTTCCTGTCACGTTTTAAACTTCAG tcgGGGCAGTGTGGTGGTTACCTTTGATCTCTGGTTCAGTCAGCTGATCAATGCAAAGGAGGCGGAGCAACAGCTGGGGGCTGGGCTTCAGGAGCTTGGGGCCACAGGATTGCTTATTGACCGAAACAGCATCAAGATAACTG aaAAATCAGACGAGTCGACGGAGACCCCGCCCAGTATCAAACCTCCACCAG CGACGTGTCCTCCTGATCAGACTACCTGTGCTGATCGATCGCTGTGTGTGTTGATTAAACGTCTGTGTGACGGAGTCAACGACTGTCCTGACGCCTCTGATGAAGAGCACGCTCTGTGCG CGACCAGGTGTGACGGACAATTCATGCTGAGAGGTCAGAGTGGAACCATCAGTTCAACGGAGACGAACCAGAAACGCTTCTGTCGCTGGATcatcag agttgaccGAGGACTTTCTGTTCAGATCAACTTCCTGCAGTTTGACATGACCGAAGACATCGACTCTCTGAGACTGTATGAAGGAGTGGGAACAGGAAAACACctgacag CCAGGCTCTCAGGCTCCGCCCTCCCAGGCACTGTGTGGCTGCTGACCAACCAATCAACTGTGGAGTTTATTTCTGATGATGTCGACAGTCTGTCCAGGTTCAACGCCACCTACAACGCAGTCAACATCTCCAAACTACCAG agcagCAGAAGCTCAACTGTACCTTTGAGCAGGGCATGTGTTTCTGGAGGCAGCAggctgatgatgaagatgatgatggagaCTGGATTCGAACCTACGGCGCCACATTTCCTCCTCTGAGCGGCCCCAGTGTAGACCACACGCTGGGCAACAGCTCAG GTTTCTACATCGTCACTCCTCCAAGTCCCGGCCAATGGCTGAAGAGGTTCAGGATCCAGAGCCTCCCTCTGACTCCGCCCACGCTGCCCATGTGTCTGAGCTTTtg GTATCACATGTTTGGAAAAGATGTCCACCGCCTCAGAGTCCTGCTCCTCCAACCATCTGCTGATGTTACAACTGCGTTCCAGAAAGATGGTAACTATGGCGACAACTGGCACTACGGCCAGGTGACCCTCAACCTGACCACAGAGACAACG GTGGTGTTTGAAGCGTTGAAAAAGGGCGGGATGATGAACGACATCGCTCtggatgacatcacactgaccatGAAACCATGTGACCCCGCCCCCCCTGAACCAACCAATGTACCACCTCCAACAACCCCGCCCCCAATACCAG CTGACTGTGGAGGACCATTTGACCTCTGGGAGCCAAACTCAACCTTCAGCTCACCAAATTACCCACAATCCTATGGGCATGAGGCCCACT GTCTGTGGACCCTCCACACCACCGAGGGTCACAACATCCAGCTTCACTTCCTGGACTTTGAAATTGAAGCTAGCTATGACGTCGTTGAGGTGCGTGACGGGGCGGGGCCTAACTCCACCTTAGTGG CTGTCCTCACAGGTAGCAGTGGCCCCGCCCACGATTTGTTCTCAACATCCAATCAGATGACAGTCTGGTTCTTCACGGACAGCTCGGGTTACCGCCGCGGGTTCAATGCCAACTTTACCTCAGGGGTAAACCTTGGGTCACCAG CCCCATGTGCAGATGGTCAGTTCCAGTGTCTGACAGGAAGTTGTATCCATGGTAACAGTCAGTGTGACGGCGTGGTCGACTGTCCTGACGCCTCCGACGAGTCTGAGTGTG ttGTGTTACAGATGAACAGTTCCAGTCCTCTCCAGTTTCAActtctttcctctctgctcACCGTTTGTGCCGACAGCTGGaactctcacctgtctgtgttcacctgtcagTACCTGGGCTACAG GTCAGGGGAGGCGTCTCTGCTGCCGGCTCAACCTGAAGATTCACCGTTTACAAACATCACTATCATCAATGGAACCCTGCAGACCCAAGTCAG TGAAACCTGCAGCAGTGAGAGAGTGATTTCTTTAACCTGCGACAACCAAC cGTGTGGCGTTCGTCAAGTTTTAAATGACTCGAGAGGGATGGACAAATCAGCAGAGAAGACAACAGATGCAG GTGGGGGCAGAGTGGTGGGTGGGGCTAATGCTTTGAAGGGGGCGTGGCCATGGATGGTGTCTCTGTGGTGGAAGGGGCGTCATGTTTGTGGAgcctctctgattggtggagacTGGCTTCTCACGGCTGCACACTGTGTCTACGG GAAGAACGTCCACCTGACATCCTGGTCGGCTGTTTTTGGTCTTCACGCTCAGAGTAACAGCAGCTCCCTGGACGTTCAGACTCGACAAGTCGATCGCATCGTCATCAACAGAGAGTACAACCGACAAACCAAACAGGCGGACATCGCCATGATGCATCTGCAGACGCCAATAAACTTCACCC ACTCAGTTCAACCACTTTGTTTACCTCCTGGAGGCCACGACCTCTCACCAGGAACACGCTGCTTCATAGCAGGCtgggggaaggaggaggaggggg gttcCCTCCCTGACGTTCTGCAGGAGGCTCAGGTTCCTCTGGTGGCTCAGGCTCAGTGTCAGGTGCAGTTACCTGAGTACACCATCACCTCCAGCATGCTGTGTGCCGGACTCCCCGAGGGAGGGGTCGACTCCTGCCAG GGTGACTCTGGAGGTCCTCTGATGTGCCAGAAAGACACTGGACACtggactctgattg GTGTGACATCATTTGGCTTTGGATGTGGACGTCCTCAGAGACCTGGAGTCTACGCACGAGTCTCCGCCTTCACTTCCTGGATCGCTCAGACCAGACGCTTCTCCTGA